GAGGGAGTTATACCTCTTGAAGCACAATCTGCAGGATTCTGTTCAGAACGAACGTGGTTCCAACATTCGGGAGGCAAAACTTCTTGAATATCAGCTACGCGGTTGGCTATAAATGTCACCCATCTGCTGGGGTGAGCTTGTAACCATGCCAATGTTATAGTAGAATCAGTCCAAGCGAAAAGCGGATAACGGATTTCAGACCAGCAGTGCAGCACGCTTCGCACTAGTTTAGCAGCAAGATGAGCGGCGCATAATTCAAGACGTGGCAACGTTGTCGGCTTAAGCGGAGCTACTTTGGTTTTCGACGAAATTAATGACACTGTAATGCTACCGTCGCTTTGTGTTGTTCGTGCATACAAGACGGCGGCGTAAGCGCGCTCGGACGCGTCTGCGAATACGTGCAATTGCGTAAATGACCCAGCTACTTCAGTACCAAACCAACGGTTCACCTTCAAATGTGCCAATTGCTTGAGCTCTATGCGATGCTCCAACCACTTCGTTGCGATAGACTCAGGAATGATATCATCCCAACCTACCTTAGTGCGCCATATGTcttgaaaccaaatttttgaatttatagtaGCGGGAGCAAGTAGGCCCAGAGGATCGAAGAGCGTACTTGCATCTGATAGAAATATACGCTTGGTCAACTTAACTGGCGGTTCCCTCAAGTTAATAGTAAACGTGAGGTAGTCTCCTTCTGTGTTCCAGATAAGACCTAAAGCGTGAACATCCTTATCGTCGACAATATAATGTGATATGTTCGTAGATGCATTGGAAATGCTTGCGATTAGTTCAGCGCAGTTCGATGCCCACTTACGAAGTTCAAACCCCCCTTCCCTCAATATTTcggaaatattttgctgcaacaATCGAAGTTCTTCTTTACTAGATGCACCAGTAAGTAGATCATCCATGTAAAAATCCTTGAGAATAACACTaacagccctagcacaaccattCGACGAATCTCTTGCCGTCTGTTGAAGTGATCGGACAGCTAGATGAGACGCAGCTGCCACTCCGTACGTTACGCGAACCATGCGAAAATCTTGGATAGGCAGGGATGGGTGGCTACGCCATACGATGCGTTGCAAATCGGCGTGTTTTAAGGATACACAGATTTGACGATACATTTTGGCGACATCTGCTGTTACAGCATAGCGGTGTGTTCTAAAGCGAAGTAAGATGGAGTATAAATCTTCCTGCAATTGAGGTCCTATAAATAATGCGTCATTCAGCGAATTTCCGGAAGTTGATTTTGCGGACGCGTTAAATACAACCCTCAATTTGGTCGTGGTACTACTTTCCTTTAAAACAGGATGATGAGGCATATAATACGTTGGATTCATAGTCTCTGACGTGACCTGCATATGTTTCATGTCAATAAGTTCATTCATGAATTCATTGTAGCGTAAACGAAGATCGGAGTCACAAGCGAGTCTTCTTTCAAGTCGTAACAAATTCCGGATAGCAAAGTTTCGCGACTCTCCCAGAGCTACATCGGGCTTCAGCGGCAATTCGACGACAAACCGTCCGTTAGGTTCCCTTCGATGCGTTGTTTCAAAATGGTCTTCACAGTAACGCTCCTCATGCGTAAGATACGTTTTTTGCGGAGCTTCCTCTAACTCCCATAACTTGTTCAATGCTCGATCCAAATGAACATCGCAATGTAACGACTGTAAGCGTGGCATATCAGACTCAGATCCATTCACGCTTCCAAACAGAGTCCACCCAAAGACCGTCAGTTGAGCCATAGGAGCTCCAGATGGACCCTTACGAAGTTCTGTACAGATCAGTTGATCCATAACGTCCATTCCAATCAATATATCGACCCGTCCAGGCTTCATAAAATGGGGATCGGCTAAAAACAAACCTCGGATATGTGGCCACGATGAAGTAGCTATAGTCTGTGTTGGCAAGTCGCTTGTAATTTTAGACAGAATTAACGTTTTGACAGTAAAGCATTGATTTGTAGagaaagaagaaagagaaaGTGATACTTCACCTCTAGCTCGTCCTCCTTGCGCTGACCCAATTCCAGTAATGATAACTTCAGATGTTGATCGCGGCAGGCCTAAGCGTTGCACACACGCTTCGGTTACAAAGGAAGCATGTGATCCAGAATCGAAAAGTGCACGTGCGGGCTGCCAATTACCAGAACAGTCGCGTACCTTCACTAATGCGGTGGATAACAGCACAACTCTTTCTACAGCTATGGGTGGATTGGAGCTCGAGTTCAAGCATGAAGAAACGCGTGGAACGTCGACGCTTGCTGGAAGTTCAAAAGCTTTTGCGCTTACCTTTGATGTGGCGTCAGCAGCGCATAACGAATGCGTCGCGTAATTGTTCACTGCGGTAACGGTCGTTGACTGCAAAGCACCGTGCAACAGAGTGTGATGACGTTGTTTACACATGCGGCAAGTGGAAGCACTATTACAACGGTCTTTATAGTGACCTAAACTTAAGCAGTTGAAGCATATGCGACCTTGCTTCACGAACTGTGATTTTGTAGACAAGTCCAATTCACGAAATTTTTCACAACTGTAAATTTTATGAGGTCCATTACAATATGCACACACGTTACTTTGTTTTGATACCGTGTGGAACACATTTGTCGACTTGCTTGCTGATGCAGTTTTAACCTTAATTGGTACTGATGTTGttgacgacgaaaacatcgataACGATCGGCATCTTATCTctaaaaatgttattagttgCTCAAAAGATGGAGGATCATCACTAACGAGCGATAACTCCCACTGCTTACGCGTTTCGAATGCCAACTTACTGACGACCTCATGTACCAACCAATCATCCCAAAACTCAATCGGACGACCCAACGCTTTAAGCTCGCGAATATGCTGTTGGAACGCATCAATTACACCTTTGATTGCGTCAGCATTGTCATGCGTAGCTCTTTTAATTTCAGCCAACGCGCGAAGGTGAGATTCCACAATTACACGAATAACCTTATACCGCGATGTTAATAGACCCCAAGCTTCAACGTAATTTGCGTCACATATTTTAAAACCACTGATAATTTTCAACGCGTCACCTTTCAAGCAGCTTCGGAGATAGTGCAACTTTTGTCCATCTGATAATGCAGAGTTATTATCAACTAACGAAGAAAACGCGTCGAAAAAACCAATCCATTCTGTAGAGTCACCGGAGAATGTGGGCAACTCCATTTTCGGTAAACGTATAACCGTGGACACAGATGCCTTTGTGGAGCTATCTTGCGAATTAGTACGACAATTTTTCACGCGGCTAAAGTTAGCTGAAGCTGTAGAGTACCAAGTTTCGGCTTGGATACgcacattttcttcaatttcaataaCATCGGCACCACACGTAATTTCTACAGCGTCTTGAGCAACGTTAAAACGAACCCACTGTTCACTCAATAACTGAAGGTAGcttgcaatattctctgcatccATAGTGAATGCCTCATCAATACTTTTTGCCATATACCGTTTAATGGCATTGAGAGCGGAATCGCGCGTTTTAAtagaattcgacatttttaatatGACAGAAAAGCAAACGACgggttttttagaattttcgcgATGTTAAATGCAGGAACGGCTGCACAAACGTACACACGATTTaatgcacaaaaataattttcttaatattcgTTGCGCCTTTTGctacgcgtatgtatgtacacaagcGAATGCGTACATGCAAAAGGCAAGCGGAGTGACtatatccggctcgaaggaccaaaaaTGTTGCGGGGAGAATCCTGTATGCAGCTACAAAACTGTTGCGGGAAGAACCAATAATGTTGCAGGAAGAAATTGATGCGGGAAGAATCTTTGAAGGCGGCTATAAATTCGTTTGCAGGGAGAATCCTTAATTCTTGATGTTGCGATAGGACCAAGTTGATTGAAGCGATGAAATATCCGGAACGAAGGACCTCACTAACGATGAGCACAAATTCCTGTTGGTTATTGTAGCGATGATATTGCggcaaaaattcccaatttaaaGTATGTTGCTTCTgattcaaaattacaattttttctcacatttattttacaaaatgttccgtatttatacacatttctttacaaacaaaacctacttaattcacagaaaattataacaaataacaaaagttgaaaaacattaaagtattttaactaatattaaattgaacTCAACAGTAGGTGAAGTCTCGATGACagcatttattgtcataatAGCCATCACAGCCCTCCTGATACGTctatgcaaattttcatcaaatttaacaaataaagcaacgaaaatCACCGAATCAAAGAACCTCCCGGTAACACCAATAATTCTAACCAACATTCAACCCCCGACCTCGATTCGCGCATCCACGATGAGTGTAAACGACCTGCCATATTTTTAAAGGCGATTGAGGACAATCGAATTTAAGTGGGGAGGAGTTAACGCTGCATACGCTGTAAGCGACCCGTTGCACGCGCATCCGCTTTTATTGCAATTATGCTGACGCTACTATGTTTGCTTATTTACCGTGCGAACTATTTCGAAACAAAATTCCAGGAACGGTGTCACGCGGCAAAGCAGGTGACATCGTCAAATTGGCTATGCTTTTTGGGTATGCTtagtattaagaaaatattataagctTTAGTTCTAGTTAAAGGCTCGAATAAAAAAGACGGAGTTCGctccgcaatattttttaaaaacaaaaatgaataaataaaaatttaacttgcatatgctgtgtgtatgtatgctcactagcgacagctcaaaataaaacggtaaacttctcaagaaatccagcgcgcactcatggcgcagcgcatattcataggcacagcattgtacaagTTAACACGCgctacatttattttctctttttcctttgcttttgctACTTTTACTTAATTGTTAATTTGATAACACAAACAAGTCGTAGACATTaggtaagcaatttatttcttaagcgtgccggaaatgcaaataACAGAACAATGACCTGCAGGCACTAATTGGGCAATTCtttccaaagaataaaaaatgcaatacttgcattaagattgtaaatttttccaaagaataaaaaatgcaatacttgcattaagattgtaaatttatccaaagaataaaaatgcaatacttgcattaatattgtaaaacttattataattaattgaattgtgaaaataaacttttagtcTTAATCTGGAGTCCAATAAAGCGATGCATTAGCTCCGACCttttttaaaaaaccaaattcgactttcgaattaaaaactggcgcccgagcagggaccagtCGTGAAAAAGTGTAAAGTGTTTAAAAGTGTCTGTGAAAGGAAGAAATTAAAGTTGACTTCTCAACGGCACCAATCCTACTTTCCGACTGGTCATACAGGATTCCCAGAAGACTCAGGCTCTCTAGTGTCCGTCCGGAGACCACCTCGCATCGAAGTGTTGCAGCAGGAGCCGCAGTAGGTCTAGCCGACCAAAAAGGAATTCATCCGTGCAGCCAGCGAGGGAAGAGTAGTTCAATGCTACTCCTACTGTAAGTCAGCGTATTTAACTAAATacattaagtgaaattaaacctttttaaatttacaaaataataaaattaataactagagatattaaataagaagtgagttattaatatacattaagtgaaattaaacctttttaaatttacaaaataataaaattaataactagAGATATTAAATAAGAAGTGATCCATTGTGTATTCcaatatattttaacaaatttttcgcaTAGGTACGAAAAGCGTGTTCTAATTTGTAAGGTTCAAACCAAGaactatagaaaatatttaatcgacaaaaataaagtgtaataaaaataatttgaaagttAGGAATAAGATAAAGAAATCCAATTCTGGATCAAGACAAAACCTAAATACAAGTTAATTTTGACATTTccgttatttaaattataaggcGTAAATAATCGTGTCCAATTGCGAAGATGAGTAATCCAAGCAATCTGATAAGACCACCGGTTCTAGGTCAAATCCCTCCGGGTGCAAATctccaaaacgaagaaaatagGGGCATAGTTAGGCAAATAACAGAAGTGGTCAATAGAATATTAGACGACAGGTTAGCAGTTAGGAACGTTATAGAGGTAGACGAACCTGTTAACATAGGACCCCAAGGAATCAGTGAACTCGACAAAATTCCTGATGTTGTGCGTTCTTTGCGAGAATTTGCAGGGGACCCAGGTGAATTCGGATCTTGGAAGAAAAGTGTCGATAGAGTTCTACAACTGTACGAGCCAATGCGAGGCTCACATAAATACTTTGGTATCTTAAACACCATACGAAACAAAATTACAGGCCAAGCAGACATTGTGCTGGAATCCTACAGCACACCCTTAAATTGGACCGCGATTTCACGTTGTCTCACAACGCATTACGGCGACAAACGAGACCTAGGTACTTTAGAATACCAAATGGCCTCACTGACTCAGGGAAATCTAACCATACACGAATATTATCAGAAGGTTTATTCAAACCTCTCTCTGATCCTGAGCAAAATTTCTTGTTTAGAAGCCGGATCAGAACCCCGGAAACTTCTTGTAGACACGTATAGAAACAAAGCGTTGGATACCTTCGTTAGAGGTCTCAATGGTGACCTTCCGAGACTCCTAGGGATAAGAGAACCAGCAGACCTTCCAGAGGCTCTGCAATTATGCCTCAAATTGGAGAATCAAACCTACCGAGCAAATATCGCCAGTAGGAAACCACCTGTAAATCTACGAAGGAATTTCCCCCCACAGCTCCACGCCGTACCGAAACCGTTTTGCCCACACCTTGCTCATTGGAATCAACCAATGCAGAGACAAACACTCCCACCCTCCTATatcccacctcaacaacaagggCACTGGCAAAGACCCCAGAATTTTTtcccacaacaacaaaacttcaATTCTCAACCTCGACACCTGCCACCACCTAGACCTTTTGCACCAAAGCCTATGCCAAGACCTGAACCAATGGACATCGACCAGAGCATGCAGACGAAAAGGGTCAATTACATTAACAGGCCACCACAAAACCTAGCATTTCACGGGAAAAGGCCACCACCTCCCCAGCAAGATATGGAAAAAAGACAACGAAACTTTAACATAGAAGCGGAACAATGCAACAGTGTTGCATACCGACAAGATTTGGAATATGCAAACCAACACGACGAAATTAGACAAGACAATTACAACGTGCAAGAAACTCTCGAACAGTACGGTACAGACGACAATGCTGCAGAGGATTTTTCGGACATCCATTTTTTAGATTAGCAAACTCCTCACTTccatattttgaatgtaaaacgAAGGAAGgaggaattttaaaaatattgatcgATACGGACTCAAACAACAATTATATGCAACCCTCTATTGTACCCAATTCCCTCCCAAATTACGAACCCTTTTTTGCTAACACTATagctggaaaaataaaaattacgcaCCACACCAACGTTAGTCTATTCggaatacccgatctaaaaattaaattttttttgttaccctccTTAAAGTCATTCCACGGCATCTTAGGCAATGACAGCCTCAAGCAACTTTCGGCGGTAATCCACACAAAATACAATTATATGACAATACAAGATAGAGTCaggattaaaataaaacagcaaaccaTACAATCGATTAACGCAATAGACATACAGACCGACCACCTAAATTACAGACAGAAGACCACACTTAACGCAATTGCGAAGAATTTTCCCAAACTTTTTACCGAACCCGAAGAAAGACTGACATACACTACGAAAGTACAAGGAAGCATAAGGACGTCCACGGACACACCAATATACACCAAATTTTATCCGTACCCTATGTCACTGAAAGTGGAAGTAGAGAAACAAATCAAAGACTTGCTACAAAATGGTATAATAAGACCTTCAAGGTCTCCATACAATTCACCTGTATGGATAGTACCAAAAAAACCAGACACTTCAGGAGAGAAGAAATTTCGCATGGCAATTGACTATCGAAAATTGAACCTAGTAACTATATCGGACAGATATCCTATACCCGAAATAAATGGAGTACTAGCACATCTAGGAAGAAATAAATACTTCTCAGTACTCGATTTAAAGAGCGGCTTCCACCAGATTCCTCTAAAGGAATCGGATATAGAGAAGACAGCTTTTTCGGTAAATCACGGTAAATACGAATTTACCCGGCTACCTTTCGGTCTCAA
The Anastrepha ludens isolate Willacy chromosome X, idAnaLude1.1, whole genome shotgun sequence DNA segment above includes these coding regions:
- the LOC128869764 gene encoding uncharacterized protein LOC128869764; translation: MSNSIKTRDSALNAIKRYMAKSIDEAFTMDAENIASYLQLLSEQWVRFNVAQDAVEITCGADVIEIEENVRIQAETWYSTASANFSRVKNCRTNSQDSSTKASVSTVIRLPKMELPTFSGDSTEWIGFFDAFSSLVDNNSALSDGQKLHYLRSCLKGDALKIISGFKICDANYVEAWGLLTSRYKVIRVIVESHLRALAEIKRATHDNADAIKGVIDAFQQHIRELKALGRPIEFWDDWLVHEVVSKLAFETRKQWELSLVSDDPPSFEQLITFLEIRCRSLSMFSSSTTSVPIKVKTASASKSTNVFHTVSKQSNVCAYCNGPHKIYSCEKFRELDLSTKSQFVKQGRICFNCLSLGHYKDRCNSASTCRMCKQRHHTLLHGALQSTTVTAVNNYATHSLCAADATSKVSAKAFELPASVDVPRVSSCLNSSSNPPIAVERVVLLSTALVKVRDCSGNWQPARALFDSGSHASFVTEACVQRLGLPRSTSEVIITGIGSAQGGRARGEVSLSLSSFSTNQCFTVKTLILSKITSDLPTQTIATSSWPHIRGLFLADPHFMKPGRVDILIGMDVMDQLICTELRKGPSGAPMAQLTVFGWTLFGSVNGSESDMPRLQSLHCDVHLDRALNKLWELEEAPQKTYLTHEERYCEDHFETTHRREPNGRFVVELPLKPDVALGESRNFAIRNLLRLERRLACDSDLRLRYNEFMNELIDMKHMQVTSETMNPTYYMPHHPVLKESSTTTKLRVVFNASAKSTSGNSLNDALFIGPQLQEDLYSILLRFRTHRYAVTADVAKMYRQICVSLKHADLQRIVWRSHPSLPIQDFRMVRVTYGVAAASHLAVRSLQQTARDSSNGCARAVSVILKDFYMDDLLTGASSKEELRLLQQNISEILREGGFELRKWASNCAELIASISNASTNISHYIVDDKDVHALGLIWNTEGDYLTFTINLREPPVKLTKRIFLSDASTLFDPLGLLAPATINSKIWFQDIWRTKVGWDDIIPESIATKWLEHRIELKQLAHLKVNRWFGTEVAGSFTQLHVFADASERAYAAVLYARTTQSDGSITVSLISSKTKVAPLKPTTLPRLELCAAHLAAKLVRSVLHCWSEIRYPLFAWTDSTITLAWLQAHPSRWVTFIANRVADIQEVLPPECWNHVRSEQNPADCASRGITPSELLRHQLWWAGPIFLKSTEQLWKQKKSKEHTTELGIRNSIRAHVTNSTDYWSVMTKYSSYSKLRRVISYVLRFLTNIRANRRLNVIKRFGTPSCQELFEAELRLISAKRPIPLRSSLLRLQPFLDETCVLRVGGRIKNDEVAPDVKHPIILPKNCPLAKLIICEIHKVTLHAGPRIMQTVLQRRYWVIGARSLIRNIYHKCVKCTYLNRNLTTQVMGDLPVIRTTYARCFTHTAVDFAGPYLYKFTQGRGAKATKGYICSFICMCTGAMHLEFVGDLSTPAFLNAFKRFTNRRGFCKVMTSDNGTNFVGAEKELRIAFQQCMADIKLRSFFADSNIEWRFNPPAAPHMGGYWETGVKRVKYHLKRVLGEVPLSYEEFNTLLTEIEACVNSRPLCDNSEAAGDLEVLTPGHFIVGEPLKSIPEPEGQGFRGNLRQRWQAISAMRQHFWRRWRDEYLVSLQRRTKWFRSSRNIEEGDVVAVFNEPNPPTKWTIARVIKCHHGTDGRVRVVTLKTPHGELVRPIVKLCLLPTKGDLFHEETNNLS